A region of the Chroicocephalus ridibundus chromosome 1, bChrRid1.1, whole genome shotgun sequence genome:
ATTTTAATAAATCTTGGAATATGAATGAAATTACAGATCGTGCCAAcattcaaaaagggcaggaaagctGTCAAGGGTGCCCAGGCCACAAGGCTGATCTGCCCAGGGCAAGCAtggaaaaggcaacagaaaattAATCAAGGAAGGACTAACAATGTATTTAATGCTAGTTAATACATGCTCTTCGAGAAAACAGACCCAGCCAGCCAAACACACTTTCATTCTTTGATGGCATTACACGTTTGCCTTATACATGTAATCACCTGAGTGTTATTTACTCAGATGTTTGCACAGGGCCTGATTTAGCACCTCCTGGTGCTGATTAAAAATTAGGATAAATCGAGCACTGAGAAGGCCTGCATAAAGTGGGcttgggaggaggtggtggtgtggAAGTGCTAGGAGGCCAGGCCTCAGGGCTTTCCCGCCGCTCTCCTTGTCCCCCAGCCAGGACCAAGCCTGGGGACGCGAGGGTGAGTGACCCCGCAGGCGCGGGCAGGGGACCCGCATCGCCACCGAGCGCCCCCACAAAATGGCGCCCGATGCGGAGAAGGAGCGGCCGCTCCGCTGAGGTACAGCGCCAACGGCCGCTCCCCAAcggccgcccctccccgcctCGCGTCAGCCGACGCGACGGGGCAGGCACCGCGCACGCGCCGCGGCGGACGGCAGGGCGGAGGGGTGAGCGGTGGGGGCGGCCATGGCTGCCGGCTCTCGCCGTCCTTGTCGGGAGGAAAGGGGGAGCGGGGCCTGGGAGTGTGCGCGGAGAGGGGGGAGGTGGGCTCCAGGCCTTCGCCCCGGGGGGTTCGGCCGAGGCCACGCCGCCTCCCGGGCCCTGCGGCGGGAccccgggccctgctggggctgccgggcGGGGAGCCGCTGGCGGCGGTTACCCTGAGACGCGGTTGGAGCCCGCGGGTGGGTTTCCCTGCTCGCCCTCCTGGAGGGAAGCAAGGCGGCGGAGCTGGAGGGGACAAGgttgtgctgggctctgcctggtTTCGGTGGCCCGGGGCAGCCTTCTCTTCCCCGTGTGGTCATGGAAAAATCAAAAGTAATTCTGGAAACAGGTCTCCTGGCATGTGTTAAATGAGAAGGAAGCGGTCTGAAGCAGGCTAGCGCATCGGAAAGAAGAAAACTCATCCTGGGCTGGGGAAGCAAGGCTTTGGGTAGCAGTAAGGAGTGTGGAGCAGGTGAAGAAGCAGCTCAGCGCGGTGGTTTTGCTTTGGGCTTAGGTGTGCTAATTACCAGTAGGTGATCCTGAAAATATCATCGCTGTTAAGTGGCAAGAACAAAATTGTTCTGGTAGCATCTGGTAGAATCAGAGGTTGCCCTAAAGCAGGCTTTGGATAGCTCTGGCACTTGGTGTTTGTAGGGTTTGCCCTTCTCATCTCTCAAACGTTTTTTGACTGGCAAGGATTAATGGAGGTTTCCAGCCGAAGGTGCTTGGGCTATTTAGATTCCTCTAGTGATTCTGAAGTGAAAACTAGGTCCCTCAGACTGGTTTGTGTTGTTCAGGAGCTAGAGGTATCTTCATTTCAAGGCTGCATTTGGAAGAGTTTAAGCAGGCTTTGTATTTGAGTTGAATCTGGTGATATTTTTCAGAGTGATGATGTGATGAAGAGTTTTGGGGATAATTTGTTGCTTTATCTCTGAATATAGGAATTAGGACTGGCTGTTCTGAAGTGGATAATTTAGCAAAACTTAGTGATTGTCCCCCCATGTAATAGATGCTCAAGTTGAAGTGCTGCCCTGCAGTCATTTAAGAGCTTCTATCTTCTCACACTAGGCCTGCTGCCTTAACTTGAGGTCTCTGACACTTTGCCTTCCCTTCTGTTACTCCTTCCATTCTTCTCTTTGATTCAGATTACTTGTATTATTTTCATGCTtgagtattttttcctgtttcctttctaaTGCTTTGCTAGCAGGAGTAAATCAGAGTAGATGGTTGTACATCAGGTCCTCCAGTGGGCAGACATATGTAAGTGAGGTTATGAATACTTCAGACTGGTGTTATTAAGCAACAGGCTCCCTGTTATCTACTAAAATGGATTTAGCCCTCTCCCACTGATTATTCTTGTCCCTGCTGTATGCTCTTTAATTTTTTATGCTCATCTTCTGGAATCAGCTGTGCAATACTTattaaaacaagaatttaaaaCTTTAGCATAAGTGTAGTTCACTTGAACTTGAAGTCTCTGGAGACTTATGTCATCACTTATTCAAAAAGGCACAGTACAGGCAACATACAGCTTCAAGTACAGGATTATGGGACTCTTGTCTATTACATCCCATTCTGCAAAGAAAGAGTAAAGATgcaaagaagaggagaaatggggaggaGTAGGAAAGCTGAGAGAAAACCCTTGTGCATGTTCCTTTAAGGGTGTGAATGTTATCTCTGGTAGCCTAATAACAATGGTTTTGTCCTTGGAGCGTTTTTGTTGCAGAGGTGTCTTTAGATGGGAGATGACTGAAAGAGAATGGGAAGCTGCTGATGTGGggctttcttgaaaaaaagaatCTAGCATGAGGAAATGATTTCTTtcctctcaaaataaaaaaaaaaatcataacagactgaaaaaaaaggggggggggaaaagactATGGAAATGATCAAGGGAAGGGAGTTGTGATGAGAAAGACCTGTGTGCTTCATCTAGAGAAAcatgatttgttttatttatttttacagttaatAGTCCATTTTTGCTAGATGTACTGTAACAGTGTTCGTACAGTGGTTTTAAATAGGGTGAGAAATTTTCATGAGGGAAAAATTCCAGGTTGCTTGCTCAGTACATTTAAGTGGTGTCTTGCCTTCTTGTATAGAAGTCAGAGGCTTTGCAGCAGGCACCGCTTTTGGCAGAGTTCACATTGTGATTGTTCCTGTGACTGGAGTTTAAAGGTAGCCTTAAGCAAGCCGAGTGGGATCTGCTAATAAACTGGCCATGGTAAATTGTGATAGGTACTTCTACAGTCTGTATAGCTGTCTTTAGTGTCCTGGTTAGGCTGTTAATTCTACCTGAATTAGTGTAGACATTCTTTATATTCAGGATTATGTACTGAGAATTAGACTGATTTCACGCAAGGAATGCATGACTTAAAATGTATGATCAGTCTGTGATGAGTTGTTTTGTGTGCCTAAATTCTGGGATAGCTTGCAATACTCAACCATCTTACAGTTGTGgccttttgtgtttccttttgcaGGAAAGTGCATCTGTCTATGTGTGCCCACTCTTCCTTGGGAGATGTCCAATGTTTCCAATTATGCCCTTCGAATGGCCCGGCTGAGTGCTCAGATATTTGGAGAAGTTGTCAGGCCAACTGACTCAAAATCTATGAAAGTAGTGAAGTTATTCAGTGAGCAGCCTTTGGCCAAGCAGAAGGAGGTCTACAGCTGGTATCCTCCTCACAACACCTACTATGCTCTCATGAAGAAACTCCGTTACTTTGGTCTCTACAGGTAATCGCTGCGCTTAGAGGGTGGGAGCAGAACTGGGGATGGGAAAGGGGGTAGGTGTGAGTTTTGTTACAgtttttttcctcaaggaaaaGAGGAACATAGAAGGAGGTTTAGTTCAGAATATGGCGTACATGGAAATAATGCACTTGATTGTTGCACTGAGGGCAAGGAGAGTAAAATACGTGGCTACTGTCTAAGTAACTTTTAACATAGCTTTTGTGAGAAAGACTTTAGGTGTAGTTATGGGCAACCAGTTACTTAAGAAATAGTTCTTGCTTTGGCGTTGTGGGGAAGGGTTGAGAGCTTTTCATAGACAAGACTCGGGTCTGTAGATCTGAATACGGCAAACAAATGTGCTACAAAAAGGTGATGTTAccttaaaacaaaaattgcacTGAGACAATCTTACCATATATTCCTCAATCATTCAACAGCTAATAAGTGAAATTTAGAAGAGAAGG
Encoded here:
- the MRPS33 gene encoding small ribosomal subunit protein mS33 is translated as MSNVSNYALRMARLSAQIFGEVVRPTDSKSMKVVKLFSEQPLAKQKEVYSWYPPHNTYYALMKKLRYFGLYRDEHQDFKEEMRRLKKLRGKEKPKKGEGKRALKKK